The proteins below come from a single Pieris brassicae chromosome 1, ilPieBrab1.1, whole genome shotgun sequence genomic window:
- the LOC123710804 gene encoding early boundary activity protein 1-like — protein MDIAEVLAAEALLNLRASNNPSENSDGHIIDEQSINIPNDMDVITDGESDSSSHRTPLIEIQNVSTSVKTEMPNMESNEELEMSTGPSTVVASKGRRSTTERCTTKRRRSRTSTPESNRRCGRSNPQSKNRCGNNMVRLGEGYAMVPKDVLANIKWESYKNATRKLLTAVFPREVLATHSMSGKPSPAFPNKPAKAKLDPNVISDIIKTVMAKCGVAENIVRMTITTKCADESKMMRYRQRQSEEDDEE, from the exons ATGGATATAGCGGAAGTATTGGCCGCTGAAGCGTTATTGAATCTTAGGGCGTCCAACAATCCTTCAGAGAATT CTGATGGCCACATCATTGACGAGCAATCTATCAACATACCCAATGATATGGACGTAATAACAGATGGTGAATCTGACTCGTCATCACATCGGACTCCCCTGATTGAGATTCAAAATGTCAGTACATCAGTTAAAACTGAGATGCCAAATATGGAAAGCAATGAGGAGCTTGAAATGTCGACTGGGCCTTCTACTGTAGTTGCATCGAAAGGACGACGTTCTACTACGGAGAGATGCACGACGAAACGGAGAAGATCTCGAACAAGCACCCCA GAATCAAACAGACGCTGCGGCCGTTCGAATCCACAATCAAAGAATAGGTGTGGAAATAATATG GTTCGATTAGGAGAGGGATATGCCATGGTCCCTAAGGATGTCCTAGCGAATATTAAGTGGGAATCATATAAAAACGCAACAAGAAAACTACTAACAGCTGTTTTTCCTCGCGA AGTTCTGGCAACGCACTCTATGTCAGGGAAACCATCTCCAGCATTTCCCAACAAACCAGCAAAGGCGAAGTTGGACCCAAATGTCATTAgcgatattattaaaaccgtTATGGCCAAATGTGGCGTAGCGGAAAATATAGTgag GATGACCATAACAACTAAATGCGCTGACGAAAGTAAGATGATGCGATACCGGCAGAGACAAAGTGAAGAAGATGATGaagagtaa